A region of Daphnia carinata strain CSIRO-1 chromosome 10, CSIRO_AGI_Dcar_HiC_V3, whole genome shotgun sequence DNA encodes the following proteins:
- the LOC130703392 gene encoding compound eye opsin BCRH2-like yields MANLTGDAVVAMAQKQAFDPWALPDTFTLYAYAPEDIRSFLHPHWHSYKALHPAWYYFLGLMYLVIGTCAVAGNAVVLKIFSRFPALRTPANLLVMNLAVSDFLLMLALFPECVYNFFLGGPWRFGEMGCQIHAFLGACFGYNQIFTLTMISYDRYNVIVKGFSGTPLTFNRAVTIITMSWIWALGWSICPMVGWGAYAMDGIMGTCSYDYVSQTMNNKTHIMAATFANYILPIMIIAGCYYFIVHAVFKHEEELRAQAKKMNVASLRSNNDQQQVSAEIRIAKVSIMNVSMWLAAWTPFAVICIVGTWGDVTKITPLVSAIPVILAKTSCAYNPLIYAISHPKYRECLKQMFPWMCIVEEKKPAADNQSVISGKTETTEIVKCESA; encoded by the exons atggcgaatttGACTGGTGATGCTGTGGTGGCTATGGCCCAGAAGCAGGCTTTCGATCCGTGGGCTTTGCCCGATACCTTCACTCTCTATGCCTATGCTCCGGAGGATATCCGCAGCTTCCTTCACCCTCACTGGCACTCCTACAAGGCTCTGCACCCGGCTTGGTATTACTTTTTGGGTTTGATGTACTTGGTCATCGGCACCTGCGCCGTTGCTGGAAACGCCGTCGTCCTCAAGATCTTTAGCCGTTTCCCGGCTCTCCGCACTCCTGCCAACTTGTTGGTGATGAACTTGGCCGTCTCTGACTTCTTGCTGATGCTCGCTCTCTTCCCTGAATGCGTCTACAACTTCTTCCTTGGTGGCCCATGGCGCTTTGGAGAAATGGGTTGCCAGATCCACGCTTTCTTGG GCGCTTGCTTCGGCTACAACCAAATCTTCACTTTGACCATGATCTCGTACGACCGTTACAACGTCATCGTCAAGGGATTCAGCGGAACTCCTCTCACCTTCA ACCGCGCTGTTACCATCATCACCATGAGCTGGATCTGGGCTTTGGGCTGGTCCATCTGCCCGATGGTTGGCTGGGGTGCGTACGCCATGGATGGTATCATGGGAAC ATGTTCGTATGACTACGTCTCCCAAACCATGAATAACAAGACCCACATCATGGCTGCCACTTTTGCCAACTACATCCTGCCAATCATGATTATTGCTGGTTGCTATTACTTCATCGTCCATGCAGTCTTCAAGCACGAGGAAGAACTCCGTGCCCAGGCCAAAAAGATGAATGTTGCTTCTCTTCGTAGCAACAACGATCAACAGCAAGTCTCTGCTGAGATCCGCATTGCCAAGGTCTCCATCATGAACGTGTCTATGTGGTTGGCCGCATGGACCCCTTTCGCCGTCATCTGCATTGTTGGTACCTGGGGTGATGTCACCAAGATTACTCCATTGGTTTCCGCTATCCCAGTCATCTTGGCCAAGACTTCCTGCGCCTACAACCCTTTGATCTACGCCATCTCTCATCCTAAATACCGCGAG TGCCTGAAGCAGATGTTCCCATGGATGTGCATTGTTGAGGAGAAGAAACCAGCTGCCGATAATCAATCCGTTATCTCTGGGAAAACTGAAACGACTGAAATCGTCAAGTGCGAATCAGCCTAA
- the LOC130703379 gene encoding compound eye opsin BCRH2-like: MAFSNSNITAMAQQQPYNPWSLPDSFTIYNFAPEEIRSFLHPHWHNQKAPHPMMYYFFGLLYSVIGVVAIGGNWMVLRILGSFPALRTPANMLVMNLAVSDFLLMITLIPECVYNFFTGGPWQFGDLGCQIHAFCGALCGYSQITTLVFISYDRYNVIVKGFNGAPLTFSKAIMFITFGWVWAFGWSVSPLVGWGYYAMDGMLGTCSFDGVTPDMNNKTHILASFTVMFIIPVMIIICCYYFIVRAVFHHEDELRQQAKKMNVTSLRSNADQQAVSAEIRIAKVAIINVTLWIMAWSPFAVVCMLGTWGDVSRITPLVCELPVILSKTSCAYNPIIYALSHPKYRECLKELYPWLCIVVENKKPSKHGGDNQSTGSTKTEASATTQA, translated from the exons ATGGCATTCAGTAATTCCAACATTACGGCCATGGCCCAACAGCAACCATACAACCCATGGTCTCTTCCGGACAGCTTCACCATCTATAATTTCGCTCCGGAAGAGATCCGCAGTTTCCTGCATCCTCACTGGCATAACCAGAAAGCTCCCCACCCCATGATGTACTACTTTTTTGGGCTCTTGTACTCTGTTATCG GTGTTGTGGCCATCGGTGGCAATTGGATGGTGTTGAGAATCTTGGGAAGCTTCCCGGCACTCAGAACGCCGGCCAATATGCTCGTGATGAACTTGGCCGTCTCAGATTTTTTGCTGATGATCACACTCATCCCTGAATGTGTATACAACTTCTTCACGGGAGGTCCTTGGCAGTTTGGAGATTTGGGCTGCCAGATTCACGCATTCTGTG GTGCTCTATGCGGCTACAGCCAGATTACGACTTTGGTATTCATCTCATACGATCG ATACAACGTCATCGTTAAGGGATTCAATGGGGCTCCATTGACTTTCTCCAAGGCGATCATGTTTATCACTTTCGGTTGGGTCTGGGCTTTTGGGTGGTCAGTTTCCCCACTTGTAGGCTGGGGATACTACGCCATGGATGGAATGCTCGGAAC ATGCTCCTTTGACGGAGTAACTCCTGACATGAACAACAAGACCCACATTCTTGCGTCTTTCACAGTCATGTTTATCATTCCCGTCATGATCATCATCTGCTGCTACTATTTCATCGTTCGTGCCGTTTTTCATCACGAAGATGAATTACGTCAGCAAGCCAAAAAGATGAATGTCACTTCTCTAAGAAGTAACGCCGACCAGCAGGCCGTTTCGGCCGAAATTCGCATTGCTAAAGTGGCCATCATCAATGTCACTCTGTGGATCATGGCGTGGAGTCCGTTTGCCGTTGTTTGCATGCTGGGAACTTGGGGAGATGTTTCTAGGATTACTCCGCTAGTTTGCGAACTACCCGTCATCTTGTCAAAGACTTCATGTGCTTACAATCCAATCATCTATGCTCTTTCTCATCCTAAATATCGAGAG TGTTTGAAAGAGCTTTATCCATGGCTCTGCATTGTGGTCGAGAATAAGAAGCCCAGCAAACATGGCGGTGATAACCAATCGACTGGCTCTACCAAAACGGAAGCTTCCGCAACAACTCAAGCCTGA